Proteins encoded in a region of the Aphis gossypii isolate Hap1 unplaced genomic scaffold, ASM2018417v2 Contig00586, whole genome shotgun sequence genome:
- the LOC126554737 gene encoding general transcription factor II-I repeat domain-containing protein 2A-like, which yields MNPNKKCKTYHFNQEWELEFFFVDIKGKCVCLLCRDTLSIFKRGNIERHYRTKHADFDLKFPTDSSLRQDKLKTMKLKLNQEQSVFKNPNKLAQNVTIASFKVAYLLAKKKKPFSDGELIKEAFKEASDSLFTDFKNKSEIVGAISSMQLSSNTVMRRIGAISSNQKTQLQTDLSKCSYFSLQMDESNDMIDTAQLSIFIRMCFDDFSVKEEFLKVLSLTGRTRGEDIYKTIRGKALKRRLFRELMDEVDCHYGDLLLHSNVRWLSKELENIKWLEDFAFLVDITEKINFLNLELQGKEKQIINMISDVQAFSSKLAYWENKMKNGDFQHFPTLQETIINYSENIYEPTNHINIIQHLRSEFKRRFNDFKILEPVAQFISNPFSGDVETRAKEIGDLFNLDKTVLEMEIITLQNDSILKITSEFWKHASAQKYPNLRSIALRVTSFFGSTWLCESTFSSMKYLKNKYRSRITDSNLDSSLRAAVSNYLPEFLKLAGNQCQVSH from the exons atgaatccaaataaaaagtgtaaaacTTATCATTTTAATCAGGAATGGGagttagagtttttttttgttgacatTAAAGGCAAGTGCGTGTGTTTATTATGCCGAGATACtctttcaattttcaaacgtGGAAACATAGAAAGGCATTACCGAACTAAACATGCAGATTTCGATTTAAAGTTTCCAACTGATTCCAGTTTACGACAAGATAAGCTAAAAACCATGAAATTAAAACTGAACCAAGAGCAgtctgtttttaaaaatccaaataaatTGGCCCAAAATGTAACTATTGCTTCATTCAAAGTAGCATACTTATTAGCAAAGAAGAAAAAACCGTTTTCCGATGgtgaattaattaaagaaGCATTTAAAGAAGCTTCTGACTCATTGTTTACagacttcaaaaataaaagtgaaattGTAGGTGCCATTAGTTCAATGCAATTATCAAGTAACACAGTAATGCGTCGTATTGGAGCCATATCTTCAAATCAAAAAACTCAACTACAGACtgatttatcaaaatgttcaTACTTCAGTTTACAAATGGATGAGTCTAACGATATGATTGATACTGCACAGCTTTCTATTTTCATCAGAATGTGTTTTGACGATTTTTCTGTTAAGGAAGAGTTTTTAAAAGTCTTGTCGTTAACCGGAAGAACTAGAGGagaagatatttataaaac CATCAGAGGTAAGGCATTAAAAAGACGTCTTTTTCGTGAACTGATGGACGAAGTAGATTGTCATTATGGAGATTTACTATTACATTCTAACGTTCGTTGGTTAAGTAAAG aattagaaaatataaaatggctTGAagattttgcatttttagttgatattactgaaaaaattaatttcctaAATTTAGAGTTACAaggaaaagaaaaacaaattattaatatgatatcagATGTTCAAGCATTTTCTAGTAAATTAGCATATTgggaaaataaaatgaaaaatggtgATTTCCAGCATTTCCCTACGCTTcaagaaacaataattaattattctgaaaatatttatgagcCTACAAaccacataaatataattcaacatTTACGTTCCGAATTTAAAAGAAGATTCAACgactttaaaatacttgagCCAGTTGCGCAGTTTATATCAAATCCATTTTCTGGGGATGTTGAGACACGAGCGAAAGAAATTGGAGATTTGTTTAATCTTGATAAAACAGTTTTGgaaatggaaataataacgTTACAAAATGATTCAATACTTAAGATTACCTCGGAGTTTTGGAAACACGCAAGTGCTCAAAAATACCCAAATCTACGAAGTATTGCCCTTCGTGTAACTTCATTTTTTGGTTCAACATGGTTATGCGAGTCAACATTTTCGAGTATGAAATACTTAAAGAACAAATATCGGTCAAGAATTACAGACAGTAATTTAGATTCAAGTTTACGAGCAGCTGTTTCTAATTACTTAccagaatttttaaaacttgcaGGAAACCAATGCCAAGTAtcacattaa
- the LOC126554738 gene encoding uncharacterized protein LOC126554738, with product MDNASYHSVKLDPIPIIAWKRDKIVQWLRSKGCSIETPMVKHLMLEKVREIRHLHDKYVIDEEALKSNRIVLRLPPYHCELSPIELEWAAVKIHVNYNNTTFKFNDVQKLLVDGVNLVTPDMWANFVRYETQY from the coding sequence ATGGACAATGCTTCTTACCATTCCGTCAAACTGGACCCCATTCCCATAATTGCTTGGAAAAGAGATAAAATAGTACAATGGTTAAGATCCAAAGGTTGTAGTATTGAGACACCGATGGTCAAACATTTAATGTTGGAGAAGGTCAGAGAAATTAGACATCTGCATGATAAATATGTGATTGACGAAGAAGCATTAAAATCTAATAGAATTGTATTGCGTTTGCCGCCTTACCATTGTGAGCTAAGCCCAATAGAGTTGGAGTGGGCGGCTGTGAAAATTCAcgttaattacaataatacaacgtTCAAGTTCAACGATGTACAAAAATTACTGGTCGATGGCGTCAATCTCGTAACACCAGACATGTGGGCCAATTTCGTCAGATACGAGACACAATATTAA